A single Carnobacterium inhibens subsp. inhibens DSM 13024 DNA region contains:
- the trpS gene encoding tryptophan--tRNA ligase, which produces MSDNRKVMFSGIKPTGDPTLGNYLGAIKNWVSLQNTYQGIFSIVDLHAITVHQNPEDLKKRSIEIAAIYFAAGIDPKENIVFIQSHVHQHAEAAWLLTCNSYMGELNRMTQFKEKSSKSVKESVPTGIFAYPLLMAADILLYGAEVVPVGKDQVQHVELTRDLANRFNNTYSNVFKIPKPFVNTGSAKIYDLQDPTKKMSKSETSNPNGYILIMDSPDIIRKKISKAVTDSIGIVNYTDEQPGVKNLIDLVCCINGRESSEIVELFKEKGYKEFKEYVAETIINELEPLQNKVKFLLEDKHQIENILKEGARKASEISQKTLDEMKKNIGFYSIGE; this is translated from the coding sequence ATGAGTGACAATAGAAAAGTTATGTTTTCAGGAATAAAACCAACAGGGGATCCTACATTAGGTAATTATTTAGGTGCAATTAAGAACTGGGTAAGTCTTCAAAATACCTATCAAGGAATTTTTAGTATTGTTGACTTACATGCTATTACAGTTCACCAAAATCCGGAAGATTTGAAGAAAAGAAGTATAGAGATTGCAGCAATATATTTTGCAGCAGGAATTGATCCAAAAGAAAATATAGTTTTTATCCAATCTCATGTACATCAGCATGCAGAAGCTGCATGGTTATTAACATGTAACAGTTATATGGGTGAATTAAATAGAATGACGCAATTCAAGGAAAAGTCATCTAAAAGTGTAAAGGAATCAGTTCCTACAGGTATTTTTGCGTATCCGTTATTAATGGCTGCTGATATATTATTATATGGAGCCGAAGTTGTTCCCGTAGGTAAAGATCAGGTGCAACATGTTGAATTAACAAGAGATTTAGCTAATAGATTTAATAATACATATTCTAACGTATTTAAAATACCAAAGCCTTTTGTGAATACTGGTTCAGCTAAAATATATGATTTACAAGATCCAACAAAAAAGATGTCTAAATCAGAAACTTCAAATCCTAATGGATACATTTTAATTATGGATTCACCAGATATAATTAGAAAAAAAATATCAAAAGCAGTCACAGACTCAATTGGAATTGTAAACTATACTGATGAACAGCCCGGGGTGAAAAATTTAATTGATTTAGTTTGTTGTATAAATGGGAGAGAATCGTCTGAGATAGTTGAGCTATTTAAAGAAAAAGGATACAAAGAATTTAAAGAATATGTTGCGGAAACAATAATTAATGAATTGGAACCTTTACAAAATAAAGTGAAATTTTTATTAGAAGATAAGCATCAAATTGAAAATATTTTAAAAGAAGGTGCCAGAAAAGCATCTGAAATTTCCCAAAAAACATTAGATGAAATGAAAAAGAATATTGGATTCTATAGTATTGGAGAATAA
- a CDS encoding site-specific integrase: MLAAFKKYMIDVKDLSGKTVKRHIEHLDFYLNIYLAEYEKVTPINSVESIENFLGNFFVRKNLMSSHTSLKQNGSALKKLYQFLYDAGEISKIEFTEINEFIRTGLQEGEEYLSFIDDESWF, encoded by the coding sequence ATGTTAGCAGCTTTTAAAAAGTATATGATAGATGTAAAAGACTTAAGCGGAAAAACCGTAAAACGTCATATCGAACATCTTGATTTTTATCTAAATATTTATTTAGCTGAGTATGAAAAAGTAACTCCTATAAATTCTGTAGAATCAATAGAGAATTTTCTTGGTAATTTTTTTGTACGGAAAAACTTAATGAGTTCACATACATCCCTTAAACAAAATGGTTCAGCTTTGAAAAAACTTTACCAATTTTTATATGATGCTGGTGAAATTTCTAAAATTGAATTTACTGAAATCAATGAGTTCATCAGAACAGGGCTTCAAGAAGGGGAAGAATATTTAAGTTTTATTGATGATGAATCTTGGTTTTAA
- a CDS encoding DUF6933 domain-containing protein yields MEKKVIILLNDQTYNPIILQDINAQKKKQLPKLIPEAIRMTFDIAGITNEKNDEYLNLAGGIQVAVTSNRSVMGSINLVAEELISLRLNINQTINREKMVFYSNYIHTRLFKKGYRNSAEALRDALNKPLKLEEVIEGEPYSIEKSWNYSELSQLDASTLSEQQ; encoded by the coding sequence ATCGAAAAAAAAGTTATAATTCTGCTCAATGACCAAACTTATAACCCTATTATTCTGCAAGATATCAATGCACAAAAGAAAAAGCAATTACCTAAGCTAATACCTGAAGCTATTCGGATGACTTTTGATATTGCAGGAATTACAAATGAAAAAAATGATGAGTATTTAAATCTTGCTGGAGGTATCCAAGTAGCTGTTACTTCTAATCGTTCAGTGATGGGAAGCATCAATTTGGTGGCAGAAGAATTAATTAGTCTTAGATTAAATATCAACCAAACGATAAATAGAGAAAAGATGGTTTTTTATAGTAACTATATTCATACAAGATTGTTCAAAAAAGGATATAGGAATAGTGCAGAAGCGTTGCGAGATGCTCTAAACAAACCGTTGAAATTGGAAGAGGTTATTGAAGGGGAACCGTATTCTATTGAAAAGTCTTGGAATTACAGTGAGCTTTCTCAATTAGATGCTTCAACTTTATCCGAGCAGCAATAG
- a CDS encoding DUF6933 domain-containing protein: MIIGATKKAQPLFSNLPSINDKEYGKQFAQVNPLFSWHANYINVNRKKSYNSAQ; encoded by the coding sequence ATGATTATCGGAGCCACTAAAAAAGCACAACCTTTATTTTCGAACCTGCCAAGTATAAATGATAAAGAATATGGGAAACAGTTTGCACAAGTCAATCCATTATTTTCATGGCATGCAAATTATATTAATGTAAATCGAAAAAAAAGTTATAATTCTGCTCAATGA
- a CDS encoding TIR domain-containing protein, which yields MSAEQVQRTVNQLNKDIASLEKKMADLVKKEADKTKKIGATQKSITKNTSASTLRTKNRQIEGYQKDVSKILTDKADINKKIADKRKKLSDATLKLQKIETTQAKSLAKQQDKVFGTYEKQILDLTKQVTEQSAITTSSENIFNSDGAEDFDVFLSHAAEDKESFCDEFSNILQETYGLKVWYDSISIKWGDSIRAEIDKGLKKSKFGVVILSRNYIKKYWTNYELEALFQIESNGGKIILPVWHDITKKEIQEFSPALAGKLAMNTGIMTPNEIAEKLNELFQSSQEE from the coding sequence ATGAGCGCAGAACAAGTACAAAGAACAGTAAATCAGTTAAATAAGGATATAGCTTCTTTGGAAAAAAAGATGGCTGACTTGGTTAAGAAAGAAGCCGATAAAACTAAGAAAATTGGAGCAACACAAAAAAGTATCACAAAAAACACATCAGCTTCTACGTTAAGAACAAAAAACCGCCAAATAGAGGGCTATCAGAAAGATGTATCTAAAATCCTTACAGATAAAGCTGACATCAATAAAAAAATAGCTGATAAAAGGAAGAAATTATCCGACGCAACATTAAAACTACAAAAAATAGAAACCACACAAGCAAAGTCTTTAGCTAAACAGCAAGATAAAGTCTTTGGTACTTATGAAAAACAAATTTTAGATTTGACAAAACAAGTAACAGAACAATCCGCTATTACAACATCTTCAGAGAATATATTTAATTCTGATGGTGCAGAAGATTTTGATGTTTTTCTATCTCATGCGGCGGAAGATAAAGAAAGTTTCTGTGATGAATTTTCAAATATTCTACAAGAAACTTATGGATTGAAAGTCTGGTATGACAGTATCTCTATAAAATGGGGAGACAGCATTAGAGCAGAGATTGATAAAGGTCTTAAAAAATCTAAATTCGGTGTAGTTATTCTATCTAGAAATTACATTAAAAAGTATTGGACAAACTATGAATTAGAAGCTCTTTTTCAAATAGAATCCAATGGGGGAAAAATAATCTTACCGGTTTGGCATGATATTACAAAGAAAGAAATCCAAGAATTCAGTCCGGCTTTAGCAGGTAAGCTTGCTATGAATACAGGAATTATGACA